Proteins from one Anopheles nili chromosome 2, idAnoNiliSN_F5_01, whole genome shotgun sequence genomic window:
- the LOC128731566 gene encoding transcriptional adapter 2B-like gives MFTELFAKYTCTNCQEDISGIRVHCVVCTDFELCLACFAAGAEIGPHRNDHSYQFMDSGILSIFRGKNGWSAREELHLLDAIEQYGFGNWEDISKHIETRTPEEAKEEYVSKFLNGTIGRHTWQTAVDQRPILTDHTSDDAGPLSQLLIQKLPPMDCTAEEAAALGYMPNRDDFEREYDPTAEQLVSTLSLQPDDEDVDMLLKLAQVDIYTRRLRERARRKRVVRDYQLIANFFRGNMKRARQTRDQREFRERLRTYSQFYTSLEFERLISSLERERALRIRLSELNRYRWNGIQRVDECVHFEQHVAAAQYRSTGPYGHGRTDNRSRGASGETAKGAYLVSGSGTDQTLAVPSVAGQATVTPAGEGPAAVGSIRRSENDVRSSSSIDRKPMHPTDDQVYYDDSYNSKSCLDSSQRGAVMSPGSQQQPASGQKHQHQHQPSPAGVAGNLAADPAQQPGGLLLTSNEIQLCSSLNMPVTRYLTLKTVLLSRTALDHNINSVAESIVKKYLVSRGWLQTSPQN, from the exons ATGTTCACAGAACTTTTCGCCAAATACACATGCACAAACTGTCAGGAAGATATTTCCGGGATCCGCGTGCACTGCGTGGTATGCACCGATTTTGAGCTATGCTTGGCG TGTTTTGCTGCCGGGGCAGAAATCGGACCGCATCGAAATGACCATTCTTATCAGTTTATGGACTCAGGTATTTTGTCGATTTTCCGAGGCAAAAATGGTTGGTCGGCACGCGAAGAGCTGCACCTACTGGACGCCATTGAGCAGTATGGATTCGGCAACTGGGAGGACATCAGCAAGCACATTGAAACGCGCACACCGGAAGAGGCCAAGGAGGAGTACGTGTCTAAATTCCTCAATGGTACCATCGGACGCCACACATGGCAGACGGCCGTTGATCAGCGGCCCATCCTAACCGATCACACGTCGGACGATGCGGGACCGTTGAGTCAATTGTTGATACAAAAGTTACCACCCATGGACTGCACAGCCGAAGAAGCAGCCGCTTTAGGGTACATGCCAAATCGAGACGACTTCGAGCGCGAGTATGACCCCACAGCAGAACAGCTCGTGTCTACTCTGTCCTTGCAACCGGATGATGAAGACGTTGACATGCTGCTCAAGCTAGCTCAAGTGGACATCTATACGCGCCGACTTCGGGAAAGAGCCAGAAGGAAAAGAGTTGTCCGGGATTATCAGTTGATAGCGAATTTCTTTCGTGGCAACATGAAACGAGCTCGCCAAACACGGGACCAGCGTGAATTCCGTGAGCGGTTGCGTACGTATTCGCAATTCTACACATCGTTGGAGTTTGAGCGGCTAATTTCATCGctcgagcgagagcgagcccTCAGGATTCGTTTATCGGAGCtcaaccggtaccggtggaaTGGCATTCAGCGAGTTGATGAATGCGTGCATTTCGAGCAGCACGTTGCCGCAGCTCAGTATCGCAGCACGGGACCCTACGGACATGGGCGTACG GACAACCGAAGCAGAGGCGCCTCTGGAGAGACCGCCAAAGGAGCCTACTTGGTATCGGGCAGCGGAACGGACCAAACGTTGGCGGTTCCATCGGTGGCGGGCCAGGCGACTGTGACCCCAGCGGGCGAGGGACCGGCAGCGGTGGGATCAAtaagaagaagcgaaaacgaCGTCCGAAGCTCAAGTTCCATCGACCGAAAGCCCATGCACCCCACCGACGACCAGGTTTACTACGACGACTCATACAACAGCAAAAGTTGCTTGGATAGCTCACAGCGGGGGGCAGTGATGAGCCCAGGCAGTCAGCAGCAGCCGGCGAGCGGCCAGAAGCAtcagcaccaacaccagccgAGCCCCGCCGGCGTGGCAGGAAACCTGGCAGCCGATCCGGCGCAACAGCCCGGGGGTCTACTGCTAACGTCTAATGAAATCCAGCTGTGCAGTTCGCTCAATATGCCAGTCACAAGATATTTGACACTGAAGACGGTGCTACTCAGCCGTACTGCCCTTGATCACAACATCAACTCGGTGGCGGAAAGCATCGTGAAAAAGTATCTGGTCAGTCGGGGTTGGCTGCAGACAAGTCCTCAGAATTAG
- the LOC128721309 gene encoding fibroblast growth factor receptor homolog 1-like has protein sequence MATIQVWFWGLLALLLVCEAIGPVSPYKLSSSDPDTIRINLGNKKLVKETVPLYMKLIIKCNFDSPTWYKNGKHIPVDHRRAKSLRFEMVRKSDAGYYSCGSEFNEWSNLTLSVFSQETDQYQSDGAGMANLERKILHPTSGASVSGGAKQLDILDNDLKEGPPRMLGTQNALPLDPVVLEVGETYRLECDAVGQPQPHISWLKDGQEYRDNAYKSTIVFKRLMATDTGTYVCLACNMYGCVNTTTELDVVESAESEPAYIQHNNMESHSQLQGDLRPGSGQSGVMMRALGMYPLAIDNRQDKPEEDMDHEDDDEDEKGYATNETGFQTSDPVGTVNGSGTPQADQAPYFTKTEQMSKLIPKPSGNMVRLRCPADGYPKPNITWTKDGQEIVRAMGHAKKVNWAIVLEDLVPQDSGLYNCKVCNRVGCVNFTSKLEVNDRFPARPHFIESPKNVTALVNSTAIFRCPTISEMEPHIEWVKFLIVDSDNVIIPDNVTKLERDPDSPEVLTLENVTHADEGWYTCIAANSLGTSYESAYLSVVDELPPEDNPTAHPVRTQSTVIMVMTFVLSACFMVLAIVVIIVCKKLKREKMKHRAMEHVNQWTKKVIVLKQPVVEGSIPGISEALQMPIVRIEKQRSTLVQSGNCDPTMISEYEFPIDLNWEFPRNKLHLGKSLGEGMFGKVVMAEAHGLVKGHPSTVVAVKMLKEGHTDADVKDLVCEMEVMKMIGKHVNIINLLGCCCKEGPLYVIVEYAPHGNLKNFLRSHRLGSNYEAAGEKEKKILTQKELISFAYQIARGMEHLASRRCIHRDLAARNILVSDNYVMKIADFGLARDIHDQEYYRKTTTGKLPIRWMAPESLEEKFYDSQSDVWSFGVLLWEIMTLGGNPYPSIPTWDNLLEHLKKGKRMEKPPLCSIEIYLFMRECWHYRPEERPTFSEIVQHLDRLVSITSNEEYLDLGLPQLETPPSSDDSDDEDDEEDCDDQAGAEHERVHMYRFNRSYNNDCIY, from the exons ATGGCCACGATCCAGGTGTGGTTTTGGGGCCTGCTGGCACTGCTGTTGGTTTGCGAGGCCATTGGACCGGTTTCGCCGTACAAGCTGTCATCATCCGACCCGGACACGATACGGATCAATCTGG GCAATAAAAAGCTCGTGAAGGAAACGGTGCCACTGTACATGAAGCTGATCATCAAGTGCAATTTCGACAGCCCGACGTGGTACAAGAACGGCAAGCATATTCCCGTCGATCATAGGCGCGCCAAATC GCTTCGATTTGAGATGGTACGCAAATCCGACGCCGGTTACTACTCGTGCGGTTCCGAATTCAACGAATGGTCCAATCTGACGCTATCCGTGTTCAGCCAGGAGACGGACCAGTACCAGAGTGATGGAGCCGGGATGGCCAATCTGGAGCGGAAGATCCTGCACCCAACGTCCGGGGCGTCCGTTTCCGGTGGTGCCAAACAGCTGGACATACTGGACAATGATCTGAAGGAAGGTCCGCCCAGGATGCTCGGTACACAAAACGCCCTGCCACTTGACCCGGTCGTGCTCGAGGTGGGCGAAACGTACCGGTTGGAGTGTGACGCTGTCGGTCAGCCTCAACCACACATCAGCTGGCTAAAGGACGGCCAGGAGTACCGAGACAACGCGTACAAGTCAACGATCGTGTTCAAGCGCCTGATGGCAACCGACACCGGCACCTACGTGTGCCTGGCGTGCAACATGTACGGGTGCgtaaacaccaccaccgagctgGACGTGGTGGAATCAGCAGAATCCGAACCTGCGTATATTCAGCACAACAACATGGAGAGTCACTCGCAGCTGCAGGGTGATCTCCGGCCAGGATCTGGCCAGAGTGGTGTTATGATGCGAGCGTTGGGGATGTACCCGTTAGCGATCGACAACCGACAGGATAAGCCGGAGGAGGACATGGATCACGAggatgacgatgaggacgaaaaGGGATACGCAACGAACGAAACTGGCTTCCAGACGAGCGACCCTGTCGGGACGGTAAACGGATCCGGAACTCCTCAAGCCGATCAAGCTCCGTACTTTACGAAAACTGAGCAGATGTCAAAGCTGATCCCGAAACCCTCGGGTAATATGGTGCGATTGCGATGTCCTGCCGACGGTTACCCGAAACCCAACATAACCTGGACGAAGGATGGCCAAGAGATCGTGCGAGCCATGGGCCATGCGAAGAAGGTGAACTGGGCAATTGTGCTGGAAGATCTGGTACCGCAGGACTCCGGGCTCTACAACTGCAAGGTGTGCAACCGCGTGGGATGCGTCAACTTCACTTCCAAGCTAGAGGTGAACG ACCGTTTTCCCGCTCGTCCGCATTTTATCGAAAGTCCAAAGAACGTGACCGCTTTAGTCAACTCAACTGCCATCTTCCGGTGTCCGACAATTTCCGAAATGGAGCCGCACATAGAGTGGGTGAAGTTTCTGATCGTCGATAGCGACAATGTGATCATACCGGATAACGTTACTAAACTAGAG CGCGATCCGGATAGCCCCGAGGTGTTGACGCTGGAAAACGTTACCCATGCAGATGAAGGTTGGTACACGTGCATCGCGGCGAATAGTCTTGGCACATCCTATGAGAGTGCGTATCTGTCGGTGGTGGATGAACTTCCGCCAGAGGACAATCCGACGGCGCATCCCGTACGCACCCAGTCTACGGTGATCATGGTGATGACGTTTGTTCTGTCCGCGTGCTTCATGGTACTGGCGATAGTGGTCATCATCGTCTGCAAGAAGCTAAAGCGcgaaaaaatgaagcatcgTGCTATGGAACACGTCAACCAGTGGACGAAGAAGGTGATCGTACTGAAGCAACCAGTCGTCGAGGGCAGCATTCCCGGAATTTCTGAGGCACTA CAAATGCCGATAGTACGTATCGAAAAGCAACGATCGACACTCGTTCAAAGTGGCAATTGTGATCCGACCATGATCTCGGAGTACGAGTTCCCGATCGATCTGAATTGGGAGTTCCCGAGAAATAAGCTGCATCTCGGCAAGAGCCTCGGCGAGGGAATGTTTGGAAAGGTTGTCATGGCCGAAGCTCATGGTCTTGTGAAAGGTCACCCGTCAACGGTGGTGGCAGTGAAGATGCTTAAGG AGGGTCACACGGATGCCGATGTGAAAGATCTTGTTTGCGAGATGGAGGTGATGAAGATGATTGGCAAGCATGTGAACATTATCAACCTATTGGGGTGTTGCTGCAAAGAAGGACCACTGTACGTTATCGTAGAGTACGCACCGCACGGCAATCTGAAGAACTTTCTGCGAAGTCACCGTCTCGGCTCAAACTATGAAGCTGCtggagagaaggaaaagaagattCTCACCCAAAAAGAGCTGATTTCGTTTGCGTATCAAATAGCACGTGGCATGGAACATCTCGCTTCAAGAAGG TGCATTCATCGCGATTTGGCGGCACGAAATATTCTGGTGAGCGACAACTATGTGATGAAGATTGCCGATTTCGGGCTGGCTAGAGATATTCACGATCAGGAGTACTACCGTAAGACGACAACTGGCAAGCTGCCGATCAGATGGATGGCACCGGAATCGTTGGAAGAAAAGTTCTATGATTCGCAAAGTGACGT ATGGTCTTTTGGTGTGCTCTTGTGGGAAATCATGACACTAGGTGGAAATCCGTATCCCTCGATACCAACGTGGGATAACCTGCTTGAGCATTTGAAAAAGGgcaagcgaatggaaaagccACCGTTATGCTCCATAGAAAT TTATCTTTTCATGCGCGAATGCTGGCACTACCGTCCGGAAGAGCGACCGACGTTTAGCGAAATCGTGCAGCACCTGGATCGACTCGTGAGCATAACATCTAACGAGGAATACCTAGATCTAGGACTTCCGCAATTAGAAACACCGCCATCTAGTGACGATagcgacgacgaagacgacgaggaAGATTGTGACGATCAAGCAGGAGCGGAACACGAACGCGTGCACATGTATCGATTTAATAGAAGCTACAACAACGACTGTATCTACTAG
- the LOC128722036 gene encoding uncharacterized protein LOC128722036 — protein MADYDWNEHHRQQVLQGRQILERTSASLARSNQIAIETEHTGHEVISELEVQRESLLRSQRRLENANDDLSRSGAIIRAMKRNVLYNKLILILIIVMETVILAGLIALKFM, from the exons ATGGCCGATTACGACTGGAATGAACACCATCGGCAGCAGGTGTTGCAGGGGCGACAAATATTGGAACGCACTTCCGCCAGCCTAGCTCGATCGAATCAGATTGCCATCGAAACCGAACACACGGGTCATGAA GTTATTTCCGAACTGGAGGTGCAACGGGAATCATTACTTCGTAGCCAGcgacggttggaaaatgccaaCGACGATTTAAGCCGATCCGGTGCCATAATTCGTGCTATGAAACGGAACGTGCTATATAACAAGCTTATCCTTATTCTGATCATCGTAATGGAGACTGTCATTCTCGCCGGTTTGATCGCGTTAAAGTTCATGTAA